From one Salinibacterium hongtaonis genomic stretch:
- the tyrS gene encoding tyrosine--tRNA ligase encodes MSVTPAILAHQSNDPAFPTVWDELQWRGLIHVSTDEAQLRELLAGPPITYYCGFDPTAPSLHLGNLVQLLLLRRLQLAGHKPLALVGGSTGLIGDPKPTAERTLNTPDTVNEWVGYLQGQVSRFLSFEGDNAARLVNNLDWTAPLSAIDFLREVGKYFRVGSMLKKDAVSARLNSDAGISYTEFSYQVLQGMDFLELYRSYGCVLQTGGSDQWGNLTSGSDLIHKAEGASVHAIGTPLITNSDGTKFGKSEGNAVWLDPALTSPYAMYQFWVNTDDADVIARLKVFTFLSRDEIERLERAVADEPFRREAQRTLAFEVTSLVHGVAATESAIAAAEALFGQGDLTALDEPTLVAAIGELAQTQADQQSTVAQLLVATGLTKSLGESRRAIEQGGVYLNNAKVADVDAVLGSALLFGKFAVLRRGKKTLAGVIAG; translated from the coding sequence GTGTCAGTAACCCCCGCGATTCTCGCGCACCAGAGCAATGACCCCGCCTTCCCCACCGTATGGGATGAACTCCAGTGGCGAGGTCTTATTCACGTATCCACCGATGAGGCGCAGCTCCGAGAGCTTCTGGCCGGCCCGCCCATCACGTATTACTGCGGATTTGACCCGACGGCACCGAGTCTTCACCTGGGCAATCTTGTCCAGCTTCTTCTTCTGCGCCGCCTCCAGCTCGCCGGTCACAAGCCACTTGCACTCGTTGGTGGTTCGACCGGTCTCATCGGCGACCCCAAGCCGACGGCCGAGCGCACGCTCAACACTCCCGACACCGTGAACGAGTGGGTGGGCTACCTGCAGGGTCAGGTCTCCCGCTTTCTTTCGTTCGAGGGAGACAATGCCGCGCGACTCGTCAATAACCTCGACTGGACGGCGCCGCTCTCCGCAATCGATTTTCTGCGCGAGGTTGGCAAGTACTTCCGTGTCGGCTCCATGCTCAAGAAGGATGCCGTTAGCGCCCGACTCAATTCCGACGCGGGCATCAGCTACACCGAGTTCAGCTACCAGGTCCTTCAGGGCATGGACTTTCTCGAGCTCTACCGGTCATACGGATGCGTGCTTCAGACGGGCGGGTCAGATCAGTGGGGCAACCTCACGAGTGGGTCAGATCTCATCCACAAGGCTGAAGGGGCGAGCGTTCATGCGATCGGCACCCCTCTCATCACCAATTCCGACGGCACCAAGTTCGGCAAGAGCGAGGGCAATGCCGTCTGGCTCGACCCTGCTCTCACGAGCCCGTACGCGATGTACCAGTTCTGGGTCAACACCGACGATGCGGATGTTATCGCTCGACTCAAGGTCTTCACTTTCCTGTCGCGTGACGAGATCGAGCGGCTTGAGCGGGCAGTCGCCGACGAGCCGTTCCGTCGTGAGGCGCAGCGCACGCTGGCGTTCGAAGTGACTTCCCTCGTTCACGGGGTGGCTGCCACCGAGTCGGCGATCGCTGCGGCAGAGGCACTTTTCGGTCAGGGCGATCTGACCGCACTCGACGAGCCGACCCTTGTGGCTGCAATCGGAGAGCTTGCGCAAACGCAGGCGGATCAGCAGTCCACCGTTGCGCAGCTCTTAGTGGCAACGGGTCTCACCAAGAGCCTGGGGGAGTCGCGCCGAGCCATCGAGCAGGGGGGCGTTTACCTCAATAACGCCAAGGTCGCCGATGTCGACGCGGTGCTGGGAAGCGCCCTGCTGTTCGGCAAGTTCGCGGTACTGCGTCGGGGCAAGAAGACCCTCGCGGGCGTTATCGCAGGGTAG